In Bacillus sp. Cs-700, one genomic interval encodes:
- a CDS encoding ornithine--oxo-acid transaminase yields MVQTKDIIQMTEQYGAHNYHPLPIVIAEAEGVWVKDPEGNRYMDMLSAYSAVNQGHRHPKIIKALKDQADRVTLTSRAFHNDQLAPFYQKVSEFTNKEMILPMNTGAEAVETAVKAMRRWAYEVKGVEKDKAEIIACEGNFHGRTMTAVSLSSEEEYQRGFGPMLPGIKLIPYGDLEALKKAITPNTAGFLFEPIQGEAGINIPPEGFLKEAYDYCKQQRVLFVADEIQAGLCRSGKRFACDWDNVEPDMYILGKALGGGVFPISCVAANEEVLGVFTPGSHGSTFGGNPLACAVSVASLEVLEDEKLADRSLELGNYFQDKLKAINNPVIKEVRGRGLFIGVELHEAARPYCEKLKEKGLLCKETHETVIRFAPPLIISEDDLNWAIEQITEVLSVQ; encoded by the coding sequence ATGGTACAAACAAAAGACATTATCCAAATGACAGAGCAATACGGTGCACACAATTATCATCCACTGCCAATTGTTATTGCAGAAGCAGAGGGTGTTTGGGTTAAAGATCCTGAAGGTAATCGTTATATGGATATGCTTAGTGCTTATTCTGCAGTTAACCAGGGACACAGACATCCCAAGATTATTAAGGCCTTGAAAGACCAGGCTGACCGTGTGACGTTAACTTCTCGTGCTTTCCATAACGATCAACTGGCTCCTTTTTATCAAAAAGTTTCTGAATTTACGAACAAAGAGATGATCCTTCCAATGAATACGGGTGCAGAGGCAGTTGAAACCGCTGTAAAAGCCATGCGCCGTTGGGCTTATGAAGTGAAGGGCGTAGAGAAAGATAAAGCAGAAATCATTGCCTGTGAAGGAAACTTCCACGGTCGTACAATGACGGCTGTCTCCCTTTCTTCTGAAGAGGAGTACCAGCGTGGATTTGGTCCGATGCTTCCAGGAATTAAATTGATTCCATACGGTGATCTTGAGGCATTGAAAAAAGCAATAACGCCAAATACAGCTGGCTTTTTATTTGAACCGATTCAGGGTGAAGCTGGTATTAACATTCCTCCTGAAGGTTTCCTTAAAGAAGCATATGATTATTGTAAGCAGCAGCGCGTTCTATTCGTTGCGGACGAAATACAAGCTGGACTGTGTCGATCTGGTAAGCGCTTTGCATGTGATTGGGATAACGTTGAACCTGATATGTACATTCTCGGTAAAGCACTTGGTGGCGGTGTATTTCCAATCTCGTGTGTAGCAGCAAACGAAGAAGTACTCGGCGTATTTACTCCTGGCTCACACGGATCAACATTTGGAGGAAACCCACTGGCGTGTGCCGTATCGGTGGCGTCATTAGAAGTTCTCGAAGATGAAAAGCTTGCCGATCGCTCTCTTGAACTAGGGAACTACTTTCAAGATAAATTGAAAGCCATCAACAATCCTGTCATTAAAGAAGTGCGCGGCCGCGGTCTTTTCATAGGTGTTGAACTTCATGAAGCAGCGCGTCCATATTGCGAGAAGCTAAAAGAAAAAGGCTTACTCTGTAAAGAAACGCACGAAACCGTCATTCGATTTGCTCCTCCGCTAATCATTAGTGAAGATGACCTAAACTGGGCAATCGAACAAATTACTGAAGTATTATCTGTACAATAG
- a CDS encoding DUF1516 family protein: MLHAHYTAWGLTLILFLVSYFLMRAGKGKAQNKIHLVLRIFYILTVITGMFLVVGYQFWGPSIVKGVVALWLIFSMEMILVRGKKEKIIWPFWLQFMFAFLLVVFYGYSVLHLYQL; encoded by the coding sequence ATGCTACATGCCCATTATACGGCCTGGGGGTTAACACTTATTCTTTTTCTAGTAAGCTACTTTTTAATGAGAGCTGGAAAAGGAAAAGCGCAAAATAAAATCCATCTGGTTCTTCGGATATTTTATATTCTTACAGTCATTACGGGAATGTTCCTTGTTGTAGGTTATCAATTTTGGGGTCCTTCCATTGTAAAAGGGGTGGTTGCGCTTTGGCTCATTTTTTCAATGGAAATGATCCTTGTAAGAGGAAAAAAAGAGAAAATCATTTGGCCATTTTGGCTTCAATTTATGTTCGCTTTTCTCCTCGTTGTTTTTTATGGGTATTCTGTACTGCATCTTTATCAGCTATAA
- a CDS encoding EAL domain-containing protein yields MRTFSVKVSHKENLREYMVNHSELFQAHAVFVQLYSFSHNKEFAAGVAQTITTFLPHAVLIGTTAEGAFYESHSVTEGILVSFTTFDHAEVKPFVIESSTLHKPFEGDSNELVILFNSGIDDHTVLTMMGKTPFIGGKASGMNQTSFIVAGQQILSKGIVGARISGQNLHTKVYEETFWKPAGRSFEVTKALGSRLFEIEGLSSLAFYEKYLGYDMAKRLPESSAHVPLLHILDGKESPISVLKKHRDGSVTINAFLAKGSKLQFSYGDATQMAHSYERIQKHAEMDGLESLFSFSSASLPKLFANGFVRYFDSLEELCTLTSVLLESEYYSDGTDFHYEENRMVFAHFNEKDVKQKAVRHLPLHNQEMNDLDGLMALSHLIKASTEELETLNTNLQQSEQRFKSLFEQNPNLVYSVDVNGKITSVNPALKSLLGYHSEEVMSKHSLQFVSSEDVQMTRDKFYQTFQGMAQTYDAHLVHKSGVSVLFTITNIPIIVNGEITGAYGIAKSIMNQRKAEEKIAHLAYYDVLTELPNRLLFEKLLNESLKNEEEKLAVMFIDLDRFKLINDSLGHQRGDQILKQVTLRIKEAIKDDAVLARFGGDEFTVLLPGLTCEKDALMLAKRVVDHLKQPILFDDVEYFMTVGIGISLFPLDGQDLDTLMKNAYIALDRAKQQGANYIEFYTDEMTDEAFERLELESYLRRALEKEELTLFYQPQVNLDEKKIYACEALIRWNHPKLGLVSPAQFIPLAEETGLIEEIGIWVLNEACMQTSRWQALGYDDLSISVNVSGRQFQSERFVESVREALRASGLSPHSLHLEVTESTTLVNTDYSISMLNELRGMGIKVSIDDFGTGYSSLSYLKDFPLDILKIDQSFIRNLQENNADAAIVKAVITMCEGLNLSIVAEGIETKEQGDIIRSFGCNFAQGFFYSKPLNKDRFEKLLLSKRFPLAT; encoded by the coding sequence TTGAGAACATTTTCTGTTAAGGTCTCTCACAAAGAAAACCTGCGCGAATATATGGTGAATCACTCGGAATTGTTTCAGGCGCATGCCGTATTCGTTCAACTATATAGTTTTTCGCATAATAAAGAGTTTGCGGCTGGTGTTGCACAGACGATAACGACTTTTTTACCTCATGCTGTGCTAATCGGGACCACCGCGGAAGGCGCATTTTATGAGAGTCACTCAGTAACAGAAGGCATTCTGGTTTCTTTCACAACGTTTGACCATGCAGAAGTGAAACCATTTGTAATTGAAAGTTCCACTTTGCATAAACCGTTCGAAGGGGATTCAAACGAACTTGTCATTTTATTTAATAGTGGAATCGATGATCACACTGTTTTAACAATGATGGGAAAAACACCATTCATTGGTGGTAAAGCTTCTGGAATGAACCAGACTTCTTTTATAGTAGCAGGTCAGCAAATTCTATCAAAAGGGATCGTAGGGGCCCGCATAAGTGGACAGAACTTGCATACAAAAGTTTATGAGGAAACCTTTTGGAAACCAGCAGGACGATCGTTCGAAGTTACAAAAGCGCTTGGATCCCGTCTTTTTGAAATAGAAGGTCTTTCTTCACTAGCGTTCTATGAGAAGTATTTAGGATATGATATGGCGAAACGGCTACCTGAATCGTCCGCTCATGTGCCGTTGCTTCACATACTTGATGGAAAAGAATCGCCAATTTCCGTTTTAAAGAAACATCGAGATGGTTCTGTGACGATAAACGCGTTTCTTGCTAAAGGATCGAAGCTACAGTTTTCTTATGGAGACGCCACGCAAATGGCTCACTCTTATGAGCGAATTCAAAAACATGCTGAAATGGATGGCTTAGAAAGTCTCTTTTCTTTCTCATCTGCTTCGCTTCCGAAACTTTTTGCAAACGGATTTGTTCGTTATTTTGATAGTCTAGAGGAGCTTTGCACACTTACATCTGTTTTGCTTGAATCTGAATATTACTCAGATGGCACTGATTTTCACTACGAAGAGAACAGGATGGTCTTTGCGCACTTCAACGAAAAAGATGTCAAACAAAAAGCTGTAAGGCATCTACCATTACACAATCAGGAGATGAATGACTTGGATGGTTTAATGGCACTATCACATTTAATAAAAGCTTCCACAGAAGAGTTAGAGACGTTAAACACCAATCTTCAGCAGTCAGAGCAGCGATTTAAATCTCTGTTTGAACAAAACCCGAATCTTGTTTACTCGGTTGATGTAAACGGGAAGATAACGAGCGTTAATCCAGCACTAAAATCTTTACTTGGTTATCATTCTGAAGAAGTGATGAGTAAGCATTCCCTTCAGTTTGTCTCTTCTGAAGATGTCCAAATGACAAGAGATAAATTTTATCAAACGTTCCAGGGGATGGCTCAAACGTATGATGCTCATCTTGTTCATAAATCCGGGGTCAGCGTGTTATTTACCATTACAAATATCCCGATTATTGTAAATGGAGAAATTACAGGTGCGTATGGGATTGCCAAAAGCATTATGAATCAGCGAAAGGCTGAAGAGAAAATTGCTCATCTTGCGTATTACGATGTTCTTACAGAGCTACCTAATCGCCTATTGTTTGAAAAATTATTAAATGAATCATTAAAGAATGAAGAAGAAAAACTAGCTGTGATGTTCATCGATCTTGATCGGTTTAAGTTAATCAATGATAGCCTTGGTCATCAGCGCGGAGACCAAATTCTAAAACAAGTAACCTTACGTATAAAGGAAGCTATTAAAGATGATGCCGTTCTTGCTAGGTTTGGTGGGGACGAATTTACCGTTCTCCTTCCAGGACTTACGTGTGAAAAGGATGCGTTAATGCTCGCAAAACGTGTTGTTGATCATCTAAAGCAACCAATTCTCTTTGATGATGTGGAGTACTTTATGACAGTTGGCATCGGGATTAGTCTGTTTCCACTTGATGGACAGGATTTGGATACGCTCATGAAAAATGCTTATATCGCCTTGGATCGAGCAAAACAACAGGGTGCTAACTATATTGAGTTTTATACAGATGAAATGACAGATGAAGCGTTTGAGCGTTTAGAACTAGAAAGTTACTTACGAAGAGCGCTTGAGAAAGAAGAGCTTACATTATTCTACCAACCTCAAGTGAACCTTGATGAAAAGAAAATTTATGCTTGTGAAGCTTTGATTCGCTGGAATCATCCGAAGCTAGGTCTCGTTTCGCCAGCTCAATTTATACCGCTCGCAGAAGAAACTGGTTTGATTGAAGAAATTGGCATTTGGGTGTTAAATGAAGCGTGCATGCAAACGAGCCGGTGGCAGGCGCTTGGATACGACGATTTATCTATTAGTGTTAATGTGTCTGGTCGACAGTTCCAGAGTGAGCGATTCGTAGAATCCGTTAGAGAAGCTTTAAGAGCTTCAGGACTCTCGCCTCATTCGTTACATCTAGAAGTAACGGAGAGCACAACGCTTGTGAATACCGATTACAGTATTTCGATGTTGAACGAATTACGAGGAATGGGCATTAAAGTTTCGATTGATGATTTTGGTACTGGTTACTCTTCTCTTAGTTACTTAAAGGATTTTCCGCTTGATATCCTTAAAATAGATCAATCCTTTATTCGAAACCTTCAAGAAAATAACGCAGATGCTGCCATCGTAAAAGCTGTTATCACAATGTGCGAAGGGTTGAATTTATCAATTGTGGCGGAAGGAATTGAAACGAAAGAGCAGGGAGATATTATTCGAAGTTTTGGCTGTAATTTTGCTCAAGGATTTTTCTATAGTAAACCTTTGAATAAGGACCGTTTTGAAAAGCTCCTTTTATCAAAACGCTTTCCACTAGCAACGTAA
- a CDS encoding NAD(P)/FAD-dependent oxidoreductase, with translation MDYDVMIIGGGISGLTLAVKLGQCNVKTLLIEKDKKSGLIYKGELLQPKSLEVLDRINVLEVVKENGFLLPSIEFYEYNQTDDGSMEQLSANEFRYDVIPSPYNTSLMIPHERLKELLFKEASKYDSVDYIQPAKLTGFTEEEPENRKAIIQTKEGEREIHANFYIGAEGRASPTRTAMEVEMKNTKYNHHFLTVSFPRPETLDQSTIITTQNKFVGLFPLPNNEVRSVLLIKPGEFKTMREEGLESFYRAYCELMPELEGYVHQIDTWKKIQLMIPVRHNVSNYVKNNLILTGDAAHSVHPMAGEGMNLAIQDSDVLGELLCWMFQTDQTDWKHLKWYEKVRKPRAEYVSTLSHQAALLYSFPYRPWQKLRIKGVNQTEHSPLLHFKQMLNTSGLGIWKFTILDRMKQAGFIPASIGNGKLSKYPEGKMMFTKEDDYPWYRK, from the coding sequence ATGGATTATGATGTGATGATCATAGGTGGAGGCATATCAGGACTTACACTCGCTGTAAAATTAGGACAGTGTAATGTGAAAACGCTATTAATTGAAAAAGATAAAAAGAGTGGATTAATTTATAAAGGAGAACTGCTTCAGCCAAAGAGCCTTGAGGTTCTTGATCGGATTAATGTGCTAGAAGTTGTGAAAGAGAACGGATTTCTTTTACCTTCGATTGAATTTTACGAGTATAACCAAACAGATGATGGATCAATGGAACAGCTGAGTGCGAATGAGTTCCGCTATGATGTCATTCCATCTCCATACAACACGTCACTTATGATTCCACATGAGCGGCTTAAAGAACTTTTGTTTAAAGAAGCTTCCAAATATGATTCGGTTGATTATATACAGCCCGCGAAATTAACAGGTTTTACTGAAGAAGAGCCAGAGAACAGAAAAGCCATTATTCAAACGAAAGAAGGAGAGCGTGAAATTCACGCAAACTTTTATATTGGCGCCGAGGGAAGAGCATCTCCGACAAGAACGGCGATGGAAGTTGAAATGAAGAATACGAAATACAACCACCATTTCTTAACAGTTTCATTTCCCAGACCAGAAACGCTCGATCAGTCAACGATTATAACGACTCAAAATAAATTTGTGGGCCTTTTCCCGCTTCCAAACAACGAAGTGAGAAGCGTTCTCTTAATTAAACCAGGCGAATTTAAGACGATGCGAGAAGAGGGACTAGAATCGTTCTACCGTGCTTATTGTGAACTTATGCCTGAACTTGAAGGTTACGTGCATCAGATTGATACGTGGAAAAAGATTCAGCTCATGATTCCGGTCAGACACAATGTTTCAAATTACGTTAAGAACAATTTGATTTTGACTGGAGATGCAGCTCATAGCGTTCACCCTATGGCAGGTGAAGGTATGAACCTGGCGATTCAGGATTCAGATGTATTAGGAGAACTTCTCTGCTGGATGTTTCAAACGGATCAAACGGATTGGAAGCATCTAAAGTGGTATGAAAAAGTAAGAAAGCCTCGAGCAGAATATGTTTCGACCTTAAGCCATCAGGCTGCACTGCTTTACTCATTTCCTTATCGTCCATGGCAGAAGCTTCGTATAAAGGGAGTGAACCAAACAGAGCATTCCCCGCTCCTTCATTTTAAACAGATGCTGAATACATCGGGGCTCGGGATTTGGAAATTCACCATATTGGATCGTATGAAACAAGCAGGATTCATTCCAGCTTCGATAGGGAATGGAAAATTAAGTAAGTATCCTGAAGGGAAAATGATGTTTACAAAAGAGGATGACTATCCGTGGTATCGCAAATGA
- a CDS encoding class I SAM-dependent methyltransferase has translation MKEIKKIWRARKWMKSNEPFLYAWHAHVGYVHDLFDEFESGSTVSSVATKRDMNELLLTRWADVGVAIGHLTNEKNGNIRSKKHMVESISKNSDQSVGILLKEMMELHIPILLSYPDLLNKDQHALYQDEDYGGTVAATSSFIERFAFPKIYQAIKSTNATSVIDFGAGYAGYLSRIGAKLEHMKLVGIEKNRSVCLDAEENIHFPLKSPINLYPDDMMTWKWDGEPFDVAMMNNLLYYFAPEDRVKLFEKAYEVTGKDGQLLIITPMHESKHGLAFSAAFNSFMSAHDNLFPLPSRKDLEELATETGFQLKQVKPVVKEGAWYFLRFQKV, from the coding sequence ATGAAAGAAATAAAAAAAATCTGGCGTGCTCGAAAATGGATGAAAAGTAATGAGCCCTTTTTATATGCCTGGCACGCTCACGTAGGGTATGTACATGATTTATTTGATGAATTCGAATCCGGCTCAACCGTCTCAAGCGTTGCGACCAAACGAGACATGAATGAACTGCTTCTAACAAGATGGGCTGATGTTGGTGTGGCAATCGGTCATTTAACAAATGAAAAGAATGGAAACATTCGTTCTAAGAAACATATGGTGGAGTCTATCTCCAAAAACAGTGACCAGTCTGTAGGCATTTTATTAAAAGAAATGATGGAATTACATATTCCGATTCTGCTTTCTTATCCGGATTTACTAAACAAAGATCAACATGCCTTATATCAGGATGAAGATTATGGTGGAACTGTTGCAGCAACATCAAGCTTTATTGAACGGTTTGCCTTTCCAAAAATTTATCAAGCCATTAAATCAACAAATGCAACTTCTGTCATTGATTTTGGTGCAGGATACGCAGGTTATTTATCGCGTATTGGGGCAAAGCTTGAACATATGAAACTTGTTGGAATTGAGAAAAATCGATCGGTTTGTTTGGATGCAGAGGAGAACATCCATTTTCCGTTAAAATCACCGATTAACCTCTACCCTGATGATATGATGACGTGGAAGTGGGACGGGGAGCCATTTGATGTAGCCATGATGAACAATTTACTCTACTATTTTGCCCCTGAGGATCGAGTGAAGCTGTTCGAGAAAGCCTATGAAGTAACTGGGAAAGATGGTCAGCTTCTCATCATCACCCCAATGCATGAATCTAAGCATGGCCTTGCCTTTTCAGCAGCGTTTAATAGCTTCATGAGTGCACACGATAATCTCTTTCCGCTCCCGAGTCGAAAGGATTTAGAGGAGCTTGCAACTGAAACTGGATTTCAATTAAAGCAGGTAAAACCCGTTGTCAAAGAAGGCGCATGGTACTTCTTGCGTTTTCAGAAAGTGTGA
- the asnB gene encoding asparagine synthase (glutamine-hydrolyzing), which translates to MCGITGWVDWKKNLTGEEKVLQHMAQTLSKRGPDASNHWVNGHCGFGHTRLVVVDPAGGSQPMTRKHGEINYTICYNGELYNTEDLRKVLLGKGYTFQSHSDTEVLLTCYVEWGEQCVDHLNGIFAFGIWDGERLFLARDRLGVKPLFFRESGSSLQFGSELKAILAHPDVKKEIDRGGLQEIFGLGPSRTPGHGVFRGISELRPGFAMKFDRSGLRIWRYWNVVSTEHTDDLDTTVEKVGDLLKDSIKRQLVADVPVCTFLSGGVDSSAITSVARSAFQDDGKGTLRSFSVDYVDNDKYFKSSEFQPNSDAPWIKKVSAELATDHTNCVIDTAQLVHHLKEAIECRDLPGMADVDSSLLWFSKEIKKHATVALSGECADEIFGGYPWFHKPELLDQEQFPWMRSTLERQAMLKEDVRNKLKLEDYVVERYRESINETPALDGESEIEAKRRALFYLNLNWFMTTLLERKDRMSMGASLEVRVPFSDHRIIEYVWNVPWEMKMLDGREKGLLRKAMTGTLSHEVLYRKKSPYPKTYNPAYTKAVTSWLQDTLNNKQAPLLELIDQKVVQEIIDSEGKAFKVPWFGQLMAGPQLIAHLAQINYWMEHHNVNLVD; encoded by the coding sequence TTGTGTGGGATAACTGGATGGGTGGATTGGAAGAAAAATCTAACAGGCGAAGAGAAAGTCCTCCAGCATATGGCGCAAACTTTATCAAAAAGAGGACCTGATGCATCAAACCATTGGGTTAATGGTCATTGTGGATTTGGTCATACGCGATTAGTCGTTGTCGATCCGGCTGGTGGAAGTCAGCCGATGACAAGAAAACATGGTGAAATCAACTATACCATTTGTTATAACGGTGAGTTATACAATACGGAGGATTTACGCAAAGTTCTCCTCGGTAAGGGGTATACTTTCCAATCTCATTCAGATACGGAAGTTCTTTTAACGTGCTATGTCGAGTGGGGAGAGCAGTGCGTAGATCATTTGAATGGCATATTTGCATTTGGGATTTGGGACGGGGAACGTCTCTTTCTGGCAAGGGACCGACTTGGCGTAAAACCATTATTTTTTCGTGAAAGTGGAAGTTCGCTACAATTCGGATCTGAACTTAAAGCGATACTTGCTCATCCAGACGTCAAGAAGGAGATTGACCGAGGAGGTTTACAGGAAATCTTTGGGTTAGGACCTTCTCGCACGCCAGGGCACGGTGTTTTTCGAGGGATAAGTGAGCTGCGGCCAGGATTTGCGATGAAATTTGACCGAAGCGGACTTCGTATTTGGCGTTATTGGAATGTTGTCAGTACTGAGCACACGGATGACCTTGATACTACTGTGGAAAAGGTAGGCGATCTTTTAAAAGATTCGATTAAAAGGCAGCTTGTAGCGGATGTTCCAGTATGCACGTTTTTATCCGGCGGAGTTGATTCTAGTGCGATCACTTCTGTTGCTCGAAGTGCATTTCAGGATGATGGGAAAGGTACGCTTCGTTCTTTTTCCGTAGATTATGTTGATAATGATAAATATTTTAAGAGTAGTGAATTTCAGCCTAATTCAGATGCGCCTTGGATTAAAAAGGTTTCTGCAGAACTTGCAACAGATCATACGAACTGTGTGATTGACACAGCTCAGCTTGTTCATCATTTAAAAGAAGCGATTGAGTGTCGTGATCTTCCGGGCATGGCTGACGTTGATTCATCCTTGCTGTGGTTCTCAAAAGAAATCAAAAAACACGCAACTGTAGCGCTGTCTGGGGAATGTGCAGATGAGATCTTTGGTGGTTATCCCTGGTTTCATAAACCGGAACTATTAGATCAGGAACAGTTCCCATGGATGCGGTCTACTCTTGAAAGACAGGCGATGTTAAAAGAAGACGTTCGGAATAAGTTGAAATTAGAAGACTACGTGGTTGAAAGGTATCGTGAATCGATTAATGAAACTCCAGCGCTAGATGGTGAAAGTGAAATCGAAGCAAAAAGAAGAGCCCTCTTTTATTTAAACTTAAATTGGTTTATGACAACGTTACTTGAACGCAAAGATCGTATGAGCATGGGAGCTAGTTTAGAAGTTAGGGTGCCGTTTTCCGACCACCGTATCATTGAATACGTTTGGAACGTACCGTGGGAGATGAAGATGCTTGATGGGAGAGAAAAAGGGTTATTGCGTAAAGCGATGACTGGAACACTCTCGCATGAAGTGCTCTACCGTAAAAAAAGCCCTTATCCTAAAACGTATAACCCAGCTTATACGAAAGCCGTTACTTCATGGCTTCAAGATACGCTCAACAATAAGCAGGCGCCACTCCTCGAATTAATCGATCAAAAAGTTGTTCAAGAAATTATCGATTCAGAGGGGAAAGCCTTTAAAGTGCCTTGGTTCGGTCAGCTAATGGCAGGGCCGCAATTAATTGCCCACCTTGCTCAAATTAATTACTGGATGGAACATCATAACGTGAATTTAGTAGATTAA
- a CDS encoding ammonium transporter: protein MKKITGLFALLFLLSGGHVFAAGDATEVSALSASMDTVWIMIAAFLVFFMHAGFAMVETGFTRSKNALNILMKNLLTMSIGAVLYFIVGYGLMFGSSAGGFIGSDGFFLFGQSENLGFFVFQAVFAATCATIISGAVAERMKLISYIAVTVIMIGFVYPVVGHWIWGGGWLAELGFTDFAGSTVVHMTGALGAVVAVAFLGGRIGKYSNGKINVIQGHNIPLGALGVFILWFGWFGFNAGSTLSASDALIPTIVATTLLSASSGVIGSAFYSYVRYKQIDASLTLNGALAGLVGITAGTASVSPIGAMFIGLISGVILIEAVQLIDRRLKLDDPVGAIAVHGVCGVWGTLAVGLFAIDGGLFYGGGASLILVQTIGILAVMAWTMGTVGTFLFIYTRFSSIRVSRDEEIQGLDFAEHGSTAYGVRGGILNNNESPSSSPSPFGHGLVERLNGLEPGVKEHPAEAKTSG from the coding sequence ATGAAAAAAATCACTGGTTTGTTCGCTCTTCTCTTCCTTCTTTCAGGTGGGCATGTCTTCGCAGCAGGTGATGCTACAGAAGTCAGTGCCTTAAGTGCTTCAATGGATACCGTCTGGATTATGATTGCTGCATTTCTCGTATTCTTTATGCACGCGGGATTCGCAATGGTTGAAACTGGATTTACTCGCTCAAAAAACGCATTAAACATTTTAATGAAAAACTTACTAACAATGTCGATCGGTGCAGTTCTTTACTTCATTGTTGGCTATGGATTAATGTTTGGTTCGTCAGCAGGCGGGTTTATTGGGAGTGATGGCTTCTTTCTCTTTGGACAATCTGAAAACCTTGGATTTTTTGTATTCCAAGCCGTCTTTGCAGCAACTTGTGCTACGATTATTTCTGGCGCAGTAGCTGAACGAATGAAACTGATTAGCTATATCGCTGTTACAGTAATCATGATTGGATTTGTCTACCCTGTCGTAGGCCACTGGATCTGGGGTGGCGGATGGCTTGCAGAGTTAGGATTTACGGACTTTGCAGGATCAACGGTCGTTCACATGACTGGTGCGCTTGGAGCAGTTGTTGCCGTAGCGTTTCTCGGAGGACGTATTGGGAAATATTCGAACGGCAAGATTAATGTTATTCAAGGACATAATATTCCACTCGGTGCTCTTGGCGTATTCATTCTCTGGTTCGGTTGGTTTGGTTTTAATGCAGGTAGTACTCTTTCAGCAAGCGACGCACTTATTCCTACTATCGTAGCAACCACTCTTCTCTCAGCTTCAAGTGGTGTCATTGGAAGCGCCTTTTATTCTTACGTGCGCTATAAGCAAATTGATGCTTCCTTAACTCTAAACGGCGCATTAGCTGGATTAGTCGGAATTACAGCAGGTACAGCAAGCGTCTCCCCAATTGGCGCTATGTTTATCGGTCTCATTTCTGGAGTTATTCTTATTGAAGCCGTTCAATTGATTGATCGCCGCCTGAAATTGGATGATCCAGTTGGAGCAATTGCAGTTCACGGGGTATGCGGGGTATGGGGAACTTTAGCAGTCGGATTGTTTGCTATCGATGGCGGATTATTCTATGGAGGCGGCGCATCCCTCATCCTTGTTCAAACAATCGGAATTCTAGCTGTTATGGCCTGGACAATGGGAACGGTCGGCACCTTTTTATTCATCTATACTCGTTTTTCTTCCATCCGCGTGTCGCGTGATGAAGAAATTCAAGGACTTGATTTCGCCGAACACGGCTCCACAGCATACGGGGTTAGAGGAGGCATCCTAAACAACAACGAAAGCCCATCATCATCCCCCTCCCCATTCGGCCACGGCCTAGTCGAGCGACTCAACGGACTCGAACCAGGTGTAAAAGAACATCCAGCCGAAGCAAAAACCAGCGGGTAA
- a CDS encoding P-II family nitrogen regulator, translating into MKKVEAIIRPEAFQDLRDRLRDEGITGMTVSEVAGCGLQKKQTGVFRGSHFEVSLQAKIKVELIFDDHLLDHVVKNIRDICATGEVGDGKIFVYPVEDVIRIRSGEHGLTAFK; encoded by the coding sequence ATGAAAAAAGTAGAAGCTATTATTCGTCCTGAAGCATTCCAGGATCTAAGAGATCGATTGCGAGATGAAGGGATCACGGGCATGACCGTTTCCGAGGTAGCCGGATGCGGATTACAAAAAAAGCAAACAGGCGTGTTTAGAGGGAGTCATTTCGAAGTTTCACTTCAAGCAAAAATTAAAGTAGAGCTCATCTTCGACGACCATCTCCTTGATCATGTGGTGAAGAATATTCGAGATATATGTGCAACAGGAGAAGTTGGGGACGGTAAAATATTCGTCTATCCGGTTGAGGATGTTATTCGAATACGATCTGGTGAACATGGACTAACGGCATTTAAATAA